DNA sequence from the Salvia splendens isolate huo1 chromosome 19, SspV2, whole genome shotgun sequence genome:
caacaaaattaattaggagacaaaattaaatatgaatagCCCCAAAAATGCAAAGGAGAAGAAGCCATCATCCAAATCAAAGAACAAGATTTTAAGGCTTCTACCAAAGGCAACTCAAGCCGCGGTTTCATTCCAAAACCCCGCCTTCAGCCCGGGCCGGTCCAAGGGCTTCTCGGGCCCGATGATCCCGGTCGAAGCTCGGGGAAAATCGAAGAACTTCGAAACGCAAGAACCAACCTCACCGAAAATCTCGTGCATGGGCCAAATCAAGCACAAGAAGAAGATGTGCAAGAAGCAAACCTCTCTTCCGAGAGGATTCAAGCCCGCGGTAAATTCCCAGCCTGAGAGAATCAGCAAAGCCCGGTCTTCCGGCCCGGGACTGATGAAGATATTCAGCCGAAGAAGAAACTCCGACGCTGGCTTGGGAAAGCCGCCGCTCGCGGAGAGGGCGCCGAGCTTGAGCCAGATGAGGAGATTCGCCAGCAGCCGCGACACGTTAGCCGGTTTTGACTGGAAGGCATCTCAGATAACGCCGGACTCCGGTGAAGATAGCGACGGTGAGGATGACGGCGCCGGTATCCCTTTCTCGGCGCCGATATTGATGGCTGGCGGCTTCGTTTTGGAGCCGAGGAAGGAAATTAATTTGTGGAAAAGGAGGACCATGGCTCAGCCCAAACCTATCCAAGTAAACATTGCTAGGGTATTATGATAATCTTAAAAtagtgaagaaaaaaaaagaaacatgtTTTTCTTGAAGTTTTGGTCTTTTTTTAGTTCTtcattaatttcatttaatttattattcatttagtTATCACGAACATGTACAAAGGTGTGAAATTAAGGAAGTTAATAAGATTAGGTTGATTGCTTCATAACATGCAAGCTGTTGAATTGGTTGAAGTTGGTGTGGATCTCGATCTCTAATTACTATTGCACAAAACCTTTATTTCCTCTTACAAATTGAATCATAATCAACAACTACTAACAAAAGGATTATGTTACGGGACCACCCTCCGCACGGCTAAAGGAGCGAGAGCTACCTCCGAATGAGGAGTGCAACGCCGACACAA
Encoded proteins:
- the LOC121778698 gene encoding uncharacterized protein At1g76070-like yields the protein MNSPKNAKEKKPSSKSKNKILRLLPKATQAAVSFQNPAFSPGRSKGFSGPMIPVEARGKSKNFETQEPTSPKISCMGQIKHKKKMCKKQTSLPRGFKPAVNSQPERISKARSSGPGLMKIFSRRRNSDAGLGKPPLAERAPSLSQMRRFASSRDTLAGFDWKASQITPDSGEDSDGEDDGAGIPFSAPILMAGGFVLEPRKEINLWKRRTMAQPKPIQVNIARVL